TTTATGGTCTTTTCCGGCCATAATACACCTCTGCGGGCGTTAAATAATTAAAGGACTGGTGAAGCCTTCGGTTATTATAATACTCAAAATACTCCGTTAAGGCCAGCTCAACCTCTTCAATTGTATCAAAATCATACCGGTAGATTTTTTCTTGCTTAACACTACGCCACAATCGCTCGATAAATATATTATCTAAATAACGTCCTCGCCCATCCATGCTGATAGAAATGTGGTGAGATTTTAGCGTATTTATCCAATCTTTTGAGGTAAATTGAGAACCCTGATCCGTGTTAAAGATCTCACAACGCGAATGCAGCAAAGCGTTTCTAAGCGCCTCAATACAAAATTCAGCCTCCATAGTAGGTGAAATAGCCCATCCAATCACATAACGACTATACCAGTCCATAATAGCTACTAAATACACATGCTTTCCTTTCATGCGGATGTAGGTGATATCTGCGGCCCAAACCTGATTTGGTTTGGTGATATCCACCTCTTTTAATAAATAAGGGAACACCTCATGCTCCTTATTGGGAACGCTTGTATTTGGCTTTGGGTAAACAGTCGATAACCCCATCATTTCCATCAACTTTTTTACTCGACGTTTACCAACAGGATAGCCTACTTCTTTTGACAGCCATCTTGCCCGCTTAATTTTACCTTCACATGGATACTGCAGATAGTGCTCATCAAGTAGCGCCATAAGCGCTTCATCTTCGACAGAAATGGGCTTGGCACTATAATAATAACTTGAAACAGGCAAGTCTAATAGCAAGCATTGTTCACGAATGGTGAGCTCGGCAAGAGGATCAATCATGACGCGCTTTTCATCCAGACTAAAGTTCATGCTTTTTTTTTAGCCAAGATAGCTGCGCTTGAAGTCGACCAATTTCTTGATATAATGCCTCAACAAGCTGCTCTTGGGACTTGGCTTCTTTTTCATTAGCCCCAGAGAATAAATCGTTAATGGCTTTGATGGCCGATTGCTTCCAAGTTTTTACCTGCGTTGCGTGAACACCGTATTCACTGGTAATTTGCGCTTGTGTGAGTTTCCCCTCAATCGCAGCTAGCGTTATTTTTGCCTTCTTGGCCGCCGTATAATAAGCTCGCTTTTTAGACATTTTATTCTCCTCTTTGTATTAAGAAGAATAGCTCTTAAAAAACCTTTTTTTGTGTCCAGAAAACCGCGCCTATATTACCTGGGTTTCTAGGGGTATTAAAATCCCATGTATATTTAACTTTGACTGGATACCTTTTCTGCTTCAAAATCAGGTGAATTTAATGTCATTGATAATTTTAGTTCTTTACGTACCTGGAAAATTGTTTGTAGTATGCTGATAGTTAAGGCTAATATAAGTCCTAAGAAAAATCCTAGCATGATGACCAGTTTTTTAGAGATCATGATTGATCCAACTGTAGATAAATTTTTAATCTCATAACTACTAACATTGGGGAGCTTAAAAGATAAGGATTCTAATAATTGCAGTTGCAGTTTTAATTCCACCAGATAATTATTACCTGATTTATGGTTTAAATCAAGAGCGTCAATATTATATTGATGTTTATATAACTCATTTTCTAAATGTAAAAGATATTGTTGGTTTTCTTTATTATTTTTTTTTGTTTTAAGTATGGCTATTTGATTTTTTAATCTATCAATGAAGAAAGTCTGTTGATTTTTTAATGTATCAATTATAACGCTAATCTTCTCTTTTATTTTTTTTATTTTAATATTAACTGCATCATGTTGTTTTTTAATGAACTCACTGAGTGTTTTTTTATTAGTAAAGGAAATATAAGCTTTGTTTAAATCGGCATTTGCATCTAATTGGGGTGAAATAATAGTTAACTCAGCCTCAACAGGATCATTATGATTAATGATTACTTTAGACTTAAGGCTATTATTGATATCAGACGAAATTTGAAAAGTGTTATCAATTTCACTACTTTGTTTTAAGAATGAGTTAAAGTTTTGTATATCAGATAATTTTTTTAAAAAAAGAGTAAATAAGTCGGCCTGCGTAATATCACTACGGGTATTAAGGAATATATCCTTATATGCTTCAATTTTTGGTTCAACTAAAAGTGTTGTTATTTTATAGTGAGGTTTTAGAAAAAAGGTACAACCAATCGCTAGTATAGTGCAAATAGCCGTAATATATATGATGAACCAGCCTTTTGTATATACTAAATTCATTAGATTTATACTTTCATAATTTTCTAATTTGTTATGTACCAAGATATTTGAGGCGTCCATTACTTTTACTTTTGAGGGTCCAGCTTCATCATACATCATTGATTCCTAAATGATACTAATAAAATATAGGTAATTAAATCTAATAGTATTAATTATTTACTGAATTAGTATATTGATATTCACAATCTAATGTCAATTTAAAAATCTAATTGTCTGACCATACAATCCTGAGAGTATTTAGTCAAGCTTATTGTATTTTCCAATAAATTAAGGATAATTGCGGTTAATTAATTCAGAGATAAAATGGATAAACCTTTGGACCATTAATCTAATTAATGTTTATTAATAAATTATCTTATATTTAGATTTACCAAAAGGAAGAGTAATGCAAATTAACAAGCAACTTGTAGCAACCTATCTGTTTCCCATGGTTAACCGAATGCTATCGCCACTTCGATTAAAGCTCCAACCCAAAAGTAGTCCAAATAGAAGCTTTTCTGAATTCATTTCTCATTTGAAAAGAATTAATTTTCACGTTCAAACCGTGATTGATGTTGGAATTGCTTTCGGTACACCCGCTTTTTATAAATCATTACCCGAGGCTAAATTTTATCTTATAGAACCAGTGCCTCAATGCAAGCCATTACTTGAGAAATTGGAACATACAATTGGTGCAACTTGCTTTAACGTGGCTGCAGGGTCAAAAGATGGTGAAATAAAGTTTTTTGTTCATCCTGATATCTCTGGTTCTTCTTCTTTACGTCAATGGGAAGGAGAGGTGTTTGATGGAGAGTCTGTAACAGTTCCATTAAAAAAATTAGACTCCTTAATTCCGAAATCAATTAATCGCCCCAGCTTACTCAAGATAGATACTCAGGGAAACGAGTTAGATGTTCTAGCTGGTGCTAAAGAATTGCTGGAAGTTGTAGATGTTGTGATAATTGAAACTTCATTTCATGAATTTCGTAAGGGAGCTCCTGAAATTCATGAAATTATTTCTACTATGGCCGATTTAGGTTATCGCTGTTATGAAATTTTAGAAGGACATTACAGAGCAATTGATAATGCATTGGCTCAGGTTGATATTGCATTTGTAAAACAAGACTCAACTCTCCGCTCTTCCAAATGTTTTTTTAGTGAACAGCAATTAAGTAAATACATAGCAAAATCGCGCTAGTGACCTGTTTTAAATTTAATATCGTATTATATCCTTGTACTGTAAGGATATAATTAACTTACTATTTGGAGAATAGTCTGGTGATATCGCTTTCTCAGTCGGCTCTGGTCGGACAGATGTCTGCAATGTGTATGGATAAACCCAGAATAAATGGACCAGTGCATCCTGCGGGTTTAATGGTTGCATTTTGGCTTTTTATTTGTGTAGTTTATTTTTGGGGACCAATCCATCTAACACCGGAAGTTTCTTTCTCAACGTATCTTTTCCTGGCTCTCCATATTGTATTTTATATTTTAGGTTCAACCGTTTTTTTACAAATTAGTTTTTTTAGAAAATCGGCCAGCAAAGCAAGTTATCTTAGTTATCTGCCATTACATCATGTCCATAACCTTATTTTTGTAGTTTTATTTATTGGTGTAGCTGGCGGGGTAATTAGTATTTTTTGTAAATTATCCTCCCTAGAGGTTATAAATTTTTCCTCAATTGCCCAACTTCGAACTCTGCGAGCACAAGTCCTTCTTGATGGGGGCGGTCTACAAAGTGGTTATATGTCAGCTATTGCCTTTTTGACTTATCCTGCGGGCTTTGTCGGTATTGTTGCAACCATCATTTGCTATGAAAAGATACCTTTAATATCCAGAATAATGTCTTTTTTATTTTTAATAATTATAGTTTTTTTAGCACTATGTGCTGGAGGACGAAGCCCCATAATGGTTCTTTTTTTATTCATTGGTACATCATGCTATGTAAGAAAAAAAATAGGTAAAACTTATACTCCTAAGTCAGTTCCTCTTCGATTAACAGTGGTTTCACTAATGATTCTGTTTGTTATTTACAGCAGCTTTATATGGGTAATACGCTCAAAAGAGGCCGGACTGTCTTCTGATGCAATGATAAATCATGCAGAACATGTTTGGGGTGCTCACCCCAAAGATGGTTTACTTGCTATGAGTGAGTTCTTAAATAAGCCTGGATTGACCCAGACCGTATTAAGCAGTACCTTTTATTTCATTCAAAATTTGTCTATATCAGAACGTTTATTATCTTCTACTGAAGATATTCCTGCCATGTATGGGGCTTATCAAATAGACCTTTTTGCTGCCGTTTTACGGGCTATTCCTGGAGGAGGGGAGTTTCTGAAACAGGGTTATGGAAAATTATTGAATGCAAATGTTTATGGATTCTTTACTGGGGCTTGGACAGGTTTGTATATTGATTTAGGGTTTTTTAGTCTTCTGGCTGCACTGATCTGGGGGTATTTCTCAGGAAAATCATGGTTAAACTTTAAAAGAAATCCTACTGTTCTTTCAGGAATCACTTATATATTTTGGATTTACTCTATTTTCATCAGTTTCGTTTCTTCACCCTTTGGTTTCTCTAATTCGCTGATGATTTTCTTATGGTTCATCTTCTTTTCTTTAGCGTGCTTGCTGTTTACGCGGTATAAGGCTATTCATAAGGGAAGTGCTTAGTAGGGTCAACTTAATCCACCCTACTAATTTTTTACGCTATTACCTTTTAAAGATCTGTGCTAAAAAATAGGGTAATTAAAAAGATTGTTCTTGGTTATAACCAACTTTTCTGTATTGCTGAACTCTGTCTAGCAATTTATTACAAAACATCTTGAATGATGAGTACTCGTAATTATGGCTATTTAGTGCACGCATAATTGATTTATTTTGATCGATGATATTTTTAATCGACTGGTTTGATGTTCCACCTAATCGCATTTTCACCATAATTTCTGGAATATAAGCTACATTAATTTTATGGGTAAATAGCAGTCTTAACACCACTTCATAATCTGCTGCACTTTTATAATCCAGATTAAAGAGCATACTGTATTTATCATGAACCTCTTTGCGAACATAAAAAGTAGGATGAGCAGGCATCCATCCTTTTCCAAATAACTCAGTCCTATAGGGGCAAGATTTCCAATAACGAACAACTTTATCAATATTATGTTGTTGAACATAAACTAAATCACCATAACAGGCATCAACACGTGGATCTGCTAATTTATTCGCAATAGTACTTAGGACATCTTTATGGGCGAGCATATCATCGGAATTTAATAAGCCTATAATATCCCCTGTTGCTTTTGATATCCCACGATTCATTGCATCATAAAGCCCATTATCTCGCTCTGATGTTAAATGGGCGATGTGAGCTTTATTTTTTTCAAGAATTTCAAGTGTGCCATCCGTAGATCCCCCATCAATAATAATATGTTCCACATCTTGATGG
The sequence above is drawn from the Legionella antarctica genome and encodes:
- a CDS encoding IS3 family transposase, translating into MNFSLDEKRVMIDPLAELTIREQCLLLDLPVSSYYYSAKPISVEDEALMALLDEHYLQYPCEGKIKRARWLSKEVGYPVGKRRVKKLMEMMGLSTVYPKPNTSVPNKEHEVFPYLLKEVDITKPNQVWAADITYIRMKGKHVYLVAIMDWYSRYVIGWAISPTMEAEFCIEALRNALLHSRCEIFNTDQGSQFTSKDWINTLKSHHISISMDGRGRYLDNIFIERLWRSVKQEKIYRYDFDTIEEVELALTEYFEYYNNRRLHQSFNYLTPAEVYYGRKRP
- a CDS encoding transposase, whose protein sequence is MSKKRAYYTAAKKAKITLAAIEGKLTQAQITSEYGVHATQVKTWKQSAIKAINDLFSGANEKEAKSQEQLVEALYQEIGRLQAQLSWLKKKHEL
- a CDS encoding Wzz/FepE/Etk N-terminal domain-containing protein, whose protein sequence is MMYDEAGPSKVKVMDASNILVHNKLENYESINLMNLVYTKGWFIIYITAICTILAIGCTFFLKPHYKITTLLVEPKIEAYKDIFLNTRSDITQADLFTLFLKKLSDIQNFNSFLKQSSEIDNTFQISSDINNSLKSKVIINHNDPVEAELTIISPQLDANADLNKAYISFTNKKTLSEFIKKQHDAVNIKIKKIKEKISVIIDTLKNQQTFFIDRLKNQIAILKTKKNNKENQQYLLHLENELYKHQYNIDALDLNHKSGNNYLVELKLQLQLLESLSFKLPNVSSYEIKNLSTVGSIMISKKLVIMLGFFLGLILALTISILQTIFQVRKELKLSMTLNSPDFEAEKVSSQS
- a CDS encoding FkbM family methyltransferase, producing MQINKQLVATYLFPMVNRMLSPLRLKLQPKSSPNRSFSEFISHLKRINFHVQTVIDVGIAFGTPAFYKSLPEAKFYLIEPVPQCKPLLEKLEHTIGATCFNVAAGSKDGEIKFFVHPDISGSSSLRQWEGEVFDGESVTVPLKKLDSLIPKSINRPSLLKIDTQGNELDVLAGAKELLEVVDVVIIETSFHEFRKGAPEIHEIISTMADLGYRCYEILEGHYRAIDNALAQVDIAFVKQDSTLRSSKCFFSEQQLSKYIAKSR
- a CDS encoding O-antigen polymerase, yielding MDKPRINGPVHPAGLMVAFWLFICVVYFWGPIHLTPEVSFSTYLFLALHIVFYILGSTVFLQISFFRKSASKASYLSYLPLHHVHNLIFVVLFIGVAGGVISIFCKLSSLEVINFSSIAQLRTLRAQVLLDGGGLQSGYMSAIAFLTYPAGFVGIVATIICYEKIPLISRIMSFLFLIIIVFLALCAGGRSPIMVLFLFIGTSCYVRKKIGKTYTPKSVPLRLTVVSLMILFVIYSSFIWVIRSKEAGLSSDAMINHAEHVWGAHPKDGLLAMSEFLNKPGLTQTVLSSTFYFIQNLSISERLLSSTEDIPAMYGAYQIDLFAAVLRAIPGGGEFLKQGYGKLLNANVYGFFTGAWTGLYIDLGFFSLLAALIWGYFSGKSWLNFKRNPTVLSGITYIFWIYSIFISFVSSPFGFSNSLMIFLWFIFFSLACLLFTRYKAIHKGSA
- a CDS encoding glycosyltransferase family 2 protein, which produces MKISIVTACYNSVATISDTLRTIQMQTHQDVEHIIIDGGSTDGTLEILEKNKAHIAHLTSERDNGLYDAMNRGISKATGDIIGLLNSDDMLAHKDVLSTIANKLADPRVDACYGDLVYVQQHNIDKVVRYWKSCPYRTELFGKGWMPAHPTFYVRKEVHDKYSMLFNLDYKSAADYEVVLRLLFTHKINVAYIPEIMVKMRLGGTSNQSIKNIIDQNKSIMRALNSHNYEYSSFKMFCNKLLDRVQQYRKVGYNQEQSF